The genomic window agagggggagagagggggagagagggggagagagggggagagagggggagagagggggagagagggggagagagggggagagagggggagagagggggagagagggggagagagggggagagagggggagagagggggagagagggggagagagggggagagaggggagagaggggagagagggggagagagggggagagagggggagagagggggagagagggagagagagggagagagagagagagagagagagagagagagagagagagagagagtgaatGAGTGTCCACAAATACATATGTACTATCTAGAAACAGATGTATCATACCTTAGTTTGCAATATTAGGAGTTTGGACGTCTAGAGGTAGAGATGATACTCGTATACGTCAGTCTATTGCAAGGCAACCACAGCAAGAAAATGATCAGCTCCTTACTTCCGAGATGAGCAAAAACTGTGTACAACAAATCAGTCATCAGGGCAAATCGCTAAAACAGAGCAAATCGCTGCGATTACACTGCAGCGATCTACCCTGCGATGCCTGTGCGCGCGTAGCTTGCCGCGTAGTCCAGGGCAAATCGCTGAAACAGAGTAAATCGCTGTGATTAGTACAGCGATTTCCCCTGCTTACCTAAGTGCATGCGCAGTTTTACACACAGCAGGGCAAATCTACGTAGCGGCGTTCTCGGccgcattgatatcaatagaataCAAAttatagcgcgcgttagcacAATTGCCGCAATAAATTATCTCGTACGGAAGCCGACAGGGGCGCATTTGTATCAACGCGCACTTCTCGGCCACTGCTATggcgaattttttttgggggcccactttctttagtacccggataaacgtcccgtatacACTGTAATCTGCACGTGCCATAAGCCCGTCCTTCACGTGCCGGCTTTACGTAATCCGCGCCAACTCCAATCAAAAGTGCGTTAGTCCCGCCTGTTTCTTTCGCGCTCTTTTCGATTTCGCGacatgtttgccaagttttcgAGCTCTTTTCTTACGACATTCAACGGGCAGGTTAGATAGTGAAGCCGTACTtatgcacacgtacatgaGACTCAATCTGAACTCCATGGCGCATCACGTGTCTATGTctacttctttttcaatgcatctaGGTCCGCTAGACACCTAAACAAGCAAGATTGTACGAGACTGACCTTTCCCAATGTGAGTCCAGAGAAGGGCCAGCTcatcactgtgcccaaagccaCTCACTTTGGCGACCCACACAGTAGTCCAATGATGCCCAGTGAGTCTGCCTGCAGAAATCTGGCTGGAAGAATCAATGAGAAGGCtggagacaacactcaagCCGGTGCATTCCTATTTGGCGTATTCAATCTTGAAGGAATTAGAGAGTTCCAAGCAATACATGAAGCCAACTCCATTGCCTCCCAGGTATACGTACgtgaattttactaattaaccgTAATTCGCTAAAGCACACTTGAAGCAGAATGCAAGAGTTACTAAAtgcaacattgtacacacacaactacaaacaggtTGTTATTTGACTTGCTACTCAGTACTGATTTGCCAGATTGTTATCAGTGCTCAGTATACACTTAGCTTATTatatgtggtttgtgtgtgtgtgtgtgtgtgtgtgtgtgtgtgtgtgtgtgtgtgtgtgtgtgtgtgtgtgagtgtgtgtgtgtgtgtgtgtgtgtgtgtgtgtgtgtgtgtgtgtgtgtgtgtgtgtggtgtatttaCCATTCATGATACATTTGTCATCTATCAatagtttgtccatctgtctatcaattgtttgtctgtgtgtctgtccattgtttgtctgtgtgtctgtccattgcttgtctgtgtctgtcaattgtttgtcaacctgtctgtcaattgtttgtctatgtgtctgtccattgtttgtctgtgtctatcagttgtttgtccacctgtctgtccactgcttgcctgtgtctgtcaattgtttgtccacctgtctgtctgtctgtcaattgtttgtctatgtgtctgtccattgtttgtctgtgtctgtcaattgtttgtccatctgtctatccattgtttgtttgcttgtctgtcaaatatctgtccattgtttgtctgtctgtctgtctgtctgtccattgtttgtctgtctgtctgtccattgtttgtatgtatgtctgtcaattgtttgtccatctgtttttctgtccattgtttgtctgtctgtctgtcccgtccatttctgtccatctgtctgtctgtccatctgtctgtctgtgtgtctgtctatctctctgtctgtgagtctgtccatctgtctgtatgagtctgtccatctgtacatctgtgtgtctgtccatctgtacatctgtgtgtctgtccatctgtctgtctatccatctgtctgtgacagaGTCAGTCTATCCGTTCGTCTGCTTATCCATCACTCTATCAGCAAACATGTGCTACACGATCCAGTCACTACAATCTGTACCcaatgctgctgctttgtCCTCCACAACAGCCGACTTCTCATCCTTCACGTTCTCCACTCCTCGTTGCTGTTGATCCCCATCAGCTCGTTGCAGGCGTAGCTCTTGTAAAAAGATTGCCAACCCATTAGCTTCTATAGCAGTCTTCACCAAAAGTTAGATGAAGAGTACTTGCAGTCCCTCTCTGTTGATATTCAATGGCATAATGAAGACATACGGCATTCTTTCAAAGAATCAGCCATGCTGGATGATGATCTGTTCCAACAGAAAAGGCAGAAAACAACCATGAAGGAGACTGAAATACCCAGTAGTGGTGAAGACAAGAATCAGACAATtgagacagtcaaaacaagtctcaATGAAGTCACGGTTGACCTAGAAACTGGACTTGCACCCAACATGACAAATAATGATGGGTATCTGACAGCTGTTAAAAAGGTTTGTGAAAACTACTGGAAATGTTGAGGAAAATGAACACATCCACCGACCAAGCAGCAGCGTTTGGTTTCAGCATTACACACTTTTGGCAGTTATACAGGGATAACAAAGCACAGGCAAAGAATTCCGGTGCAGCCTACAGCCCTCAGCAGACGAAAACACATGAAAAATTCAAGCTCTGTTCCTGCAAAAGCTGGCCGCCCCAGTGTGTTTAATAGTAGGAGatcaactcaaacaactccttCTGTCAGTAGGTATGTGATGCCGAAGCGAATACaaaagataaagagacagcaCAGTCTGTCCGCCAGTATTCAGCAGAACAGCAAAAATGCTTGACAGAgtttattataaactttatACTCAGAAGCATGTTTACTTTAGATATACAATGTAAGGTATAGATTATGTGTAAGCCCATGCAATATTCCTGAAGAACTAAAAAGTTAATCTATGTCTACGTGACTATACGTACCGTagtctagctactagtagtctgCATATTTTAATAGATAGCTAGCTGTATTACGTGTTCACCAGTTTGAAAGTCTCTGGTTGAACAGCTGAAAGTTGGAACAGCTCCTTTTGCGATGCAAGTGCACTGACGCAGATTTCTGCTGAATTACGAACTAAGAAAAATAAGTTATCACAACGTAAGGTAGAcgaaacgtctagcctacctgCTACATAGCTACTTTGTGCGTATGTGCTTTGATGGCCCCCGAGTTCGAAAATTACGACGCAGCTATCGCTTCAGCAACGTGAATGGTGTGGCGTCGCAAGGAGCGCAGTAGTCAACGAacgcaaacaacaatacaatcatgTTACCCAACGTCACGTGCAGATTACAGGgtatacgggacgtttatccgggtCCTGAAGAAAGTGGGCCCAAAAAAAATTCGACACCCATGGCCAGGGACATGGCAAACAAAGCATTGCAACATTTCTGTCTTCCAAAAGACTAAAGACAAGCAAGAAATAGAGAAAGTGCATCCCTTTATATGGTAGAGTTCTAATAACGCTAAAAAGTTTACAATTTACAGTACTAATGTGCCTCGGAAATCTAATGCCTTGCTCGCGCTTACCACATTTGCAGACTTGACTTCTCTCGTTTTGCTGTAGCCCACTGACCTAGAGGAAATTTATGCGCGCGCTGTTCAGTCAGTTGTAAACAACTAACAAATGTATTGGGTTAAGCTTGTGTTTCGAAGGTTCCAGTGGGTTTTCGTAATCTGCGGATATAGTTCATGATTCATGCTCTGCTGCCAAGTTGGTTTTGCGACGAAATGTTAGAGGAGGTCATTTCTTACTACATCATTTTGATCTAGAAGCTTTCCTGACGAGAAGGTAGACCGTACGCATCGGTAGCAGCTTTCTGCTCAGATTGGGTTTCAGATTTCCCAACTCTAGCTAGATGTGGGTTCTTTCATCAAGAACCGTAGAAACCCAAGGAAAAAACTAGCTATGTTGCGTCGGGTTTCGCGGCATACAAGTGTATTCCCTGTGTTTCCTAGCATCCACATAGTGATTACAGATGTAGGTAAGTCTGTTCGAATATTAGAGAGAACGTGGGAAAAATCCGTACATCTCTTGAAGCGGAAGTCCTAGCaataaagaaccaatcacagtattcattaactgatctggaacctcctccttgtgagtttccaatgatgttggaatcaacctctcctcttgcatttacaccaggtgtctGATAACTTCAAAGCCACCGCTTTaacgcccactacttgaaagctgacgggGAGGTACTTTGAACTACGGATTGATATGTAAAACAGCTGTATACTATAGCTAGCaagcattggttgaacctttgaaccTAAGTTCATAGCTAAACTGGAACCGTTTATTTCACTAGCCAGAATTAACAAcgcccatctctgctcttcaattccaTAGCTATTACCGCAGTTCCGACGTCCTTTCCAGTAATCGAACAGACTTTTTAGGACAATATAAACTTGATTAATTAGCTTAGATTATTAGACAACTGATCTTCTCTTTCAATTTATTTGAGATAGACAATATTTATAGTATAGAAgcacagcttaattaattattattatagatAGATACTATATAAGGGGAGGTAAGATATACAAGTATCAATTTCTGACATTGTAccttttgtaattaattaattggaatGGGAACAACCTATTAACTGTTTATGTAAAGTAGGTGTGACCGCATCCGTTCGGAAACTACGtaaggtacagtacatgccaATTGGTGGAAACACAGGAGCAGAACAGCGGGTGATAGCGGCTGGGTGAGGAAGTTCAAAGCATTCAGCAAGCAAGCGCACATCTCCTGCTGCTCGCTTGCTTTTCCGTTCTCGTCTGAGTTGTAATTCACTTGTTAGTAAAGGTAGAGCGCTGTCAAAAGTTGTGAGGTCACTGGAAGGAGtgtgaacaaacaacaactgcagATTGAAGACAACGCGACGTACGACATGGAGCTATCTACGTCTAGATGGTTAGGCGCCATTCTTTGCTCTGTCTGCTTCTTCGACTTCGTCCTAGAAGGTGAACTAACAGCAATTACTGTGCCTAGATTTCAGTGCTAGACAGGAATGTGTATTTTGTTCGTACGTCTCGTGTACGCGTACGTGTCAATAGTCATGATCAGTGATCAGTAGAATGACCACCCCAGTTGAGGTCGAGCGGATGGTTGATGCCGGAAATGACGTTTGAGTACTATGGCCGCTGCCGCTTAGATCTAGCAGTTTATACACAAGTAGTGTCTTCTGGAAACCGTTACTAGTCTCTGTGGAGCATTTTGggcattgtttgtgtatggAACTTGCACATGCGCTAGTAACGGAAGAATACACTAATGTTAGATGTGCTCACACTAGTATCCGCAGTGGGAATGGAGCACATGCCGCCATTTGCATTGATCCTAAAAATCGGAGTCCGTTGATAGTCTACAAACGGTAGAGTTCCAAACAGGAATCTAAATTAGAGATCTGTTATTCACTTATTTGGATTAATTAAAGGGACCCCTTATTTTTCGTTACTCCCTATCCGGGAGTATCAACGCATGCGCATTACGCAAGTTTGGCGTCGCGTAGCAGCGAAACGACGCCATGTTCGCCGACCACGTGTGCACCGCTAGATAGTCTTTGATATATACTAGCAGCGCGCAATATACGGGCCAATTTTTACTCAAGCCAATTTTGAATTGCGCATGGCTGAAGTTCGCCATGCCACGTGACAACAATATAtacataaaatttattattatcgACGTCATAGAGATTgctatgtccaaaatatacttatgacgttGTTTCGAATCCGCTCCAACGTCATTTGCTCTGAGTTAgcgcccagatacccaacttgaTTAGTATGGATTTCCCATTAGCGAACGAAGGCGGAGCCTGAGCAGCTAGCGCATATCTCCAGAATGCTCTTTTACGCTAAGTGTAGAAGTTGTTTCTGCCTGAGAGCAATCGCCTCCAGTCGGGCCAAGGCGCGGTGCCAGGTTCTATGGCAGCCAGATTGCAGCTGGAGCAGCGGCACTCAGTCTCTGCTCATGATTGACAATCAGTGGGGAGGGGAAGAGAGTGAAGTGGCTGGGGTGGAGTGAGACTGGGCCAAGTCTAGGACAGATATTGTAAACTAGGCTTTGTTGTCCTATGATTTATAAGACAATAAAGCCTAGGTTAGGACAGTATGCCTCTGGGCTACAATCAGCATGTTCTAGGTCGGTGGCATGGTGCCTTTGCCAGACCCACCACATTGCTGTCAcagatattgtgaactaggcttaaGTGTTGGTCTGCAGTCTGTAAGCATTATAAACGACATGTCTACATCTCAAGTTCAATCCCCTCGcctaaaaatcctaaatcTGCTACTGCGTGGACATGCACATTGTACAATTgctgttagttaattaagccaTTGCATGCAGCCAATCTCAGAAGGTCTGGCATCTTGCAGTGTCGCCATACTCTTTTAtagttttgtgtgttgtcatgcaacttgtttgtgttttcctGCTGTATCTATAACACGTTACGTATGTCTGTTTTAGGCGAAGGTGCCAATAGAGTGGTTTTGAAGATTGAATTGATCTGTTCACCAAATGAGGACAAGTCCATGGAGTCTTTTTTCCCGAATATCTGCCATGTGAAAGTCATCTACTTGTTAGGAAAAGGTAAAAACCAAACAGCTGTTTGTGTcttacaataataaacaattgtATCTGTAGGAGAATTGTCATCTGTGTGGCCTACCAAAGTTACAGCTAGCTACTTAGGTGATAGAATTTCCTACAATGTCAGTTGTGGCCGAAGTGATTTCCTTTACTATGCTATTGCACAACCTTTGCTTGGGAAGAACTTGACATTAGAAAGGCAAAATAACTACTACTACAATTACACACAGCTGGTGGTTGATAACATTACTCATTCTCATTTCTTGGAGTGCGTGACAGGATCTACGACTGTTGCTTCATCGACTTGTAGCCCTAACTATGTGAATCTTGAGTTACGATGTACTGCACCTCATCCAACAAAAGCATtaaaacaaagaaaagtaTCATGGTGGATTAAAAACAGTGCAGCAGTCTTGGAAATGGTTCAGAACAAATGTGATAACTCTACCTGTGCATCTAGTGCCAAAGCATGTCTACAGGAAAAGAAGGAAATTAACCATGAAGTTATGAAAGTTAATATTTTAGACTCCCACCAACATTTGAATTGTAAGGAATATATATTTGGATATAGACAAGATCCCAGCCACATGTTTGATATTACTAAGCAAGAAAGTGTACAACACTTGCCCAAGCAACAGGAATTGCCTGCAATATCCACTACAATATCCACTACAATAGATACTAGTATAATTACAGATCAAAAGTCTAGTGTGAATAGCTCTGATGCTCTGATAGTGGCACTGTCTGCTTCTGCAGCAGGAGTTAGTGCACTGGTTGTCATTGTTCTGGTTGTGTTATGGTATAAGAACTACTGTTtgaaagataaacaaaaatccAACATCAGAGAGGCTGCTGTCAATCTGTTAAGAATTCCACAAAAGTGGAGATCTCATTCTAACAACTATGTGGGTGAAGAGGACCGACAGATGTCAGCGATAGAACAGGTGTCTGTGCCAAGAGCAAGAAGGAGGTACGCTTCTTCATCATTGCATTACAGTAAACAGTGGGAAATCACTCGAGGAGACATCACTGAAATAAGTCCTTTTGGTGTGCATTGAATTACAAAATGCTGCTTGATTATTGTGACTGTGTATCTGCATTTGTCATATTCCAGGAGAAGGATGTTACGGAAGAGTGGTGGAATGTGTTTTAGCTAATCCTGATGATGCCAGCTTAT from Corticium candelabrum chromosome 12, ooCorCand1.1, whole genome shotgun sequence includes these protein-coding regions:
- the LOC134187904 gene encoding fibroblast growth factor receptor 3-like isoform X1 produces the protein MELSTSRWLGAILCSVCFFDFVLEGEGANRVVLKIELICSPNEDKSMESFFPNICHVKVIYLLGKGELSSVWPTKVTASYLGDRISYNVSCGRSDFLYYAIAQPLLGKNLTLERQNNYYYNYTQLVVDNITHSHFLECVTGSTTVASSTCSPNYVNLELRCTAPHPTKALKQRKVSWWIKNSAAVLEMVQNKCDNSTCASSAKACLQEKKEINHEVMKVNILDSHQHLNCKEYIFGYRQDPSHMFDITKQESVQHLPKQQELPAISTTISTTIDTSIITDQKSSVNSSDALIVALSASAAGVSALVVIVLVVLWYKNYCLKDKQKSNIREAAVNLLRIPQKWRSHSNNYVGEEDRQMSAIEQVSVPRARRRYASSSLHYSKQWEITRGDITEISPFGEGCYGRVVECVLANPDDASLSCNAIVKKAKRTSDKTALQELVTEALVMRRVGSDENVLKLLGVSTRGGPLCLIMEFASCGNLRHYLRSRRPDQDDPLGATRVPANSDSIIMTNEKLLQYALQIAKGMRYLVSKECLHCHLCAQSVLVCEDGMLKLSNFGVVKEKDYHAYYNDVSPGLSPTKWQAPEVFLRQNYSEYSDVWSFGVLMWEIATLGGTPYPGVALESLCNLIVESGYRMQRPKNCSRLVYSAMTQCWLISPHQRPRFFILCVKIMKLLSEIESEIHPVTSVVQIESATSNTNGTTGGKAG
- the LOC134187904 gene encoding fibroblast growth factor receptor 3-like isoform X2, which gives rise to MESFFPNICHVKVIYLLGKGELSSVWPTKVTASYLGDRISYNVSCGRSDFLYYAIAQPLLGKNLTLERQNNYYYNYTQLVVDNITHSHFLECVTGSTTVASSTCSPNYVNLELRCTAPHPTKALKQRKVSWWIKNSAAVLEMVQNKCDNSTCASSAKACLQEKKEINHEVMKVNILDSHQHLNCKEYIFGYRQDPSHMFDITKQESVQHLPKQQELPAISTTISTTIDTSIITDQKSSVNSSDALIVALSASAAGVSALVVIVLVVLWYKNYCLKDKQKSNIREAAVNLLRIPQKWRSHSNNYVGEEDRQMSAIEQVSVPRARRRYASSSLHYSKQWEITRGDITEISPFGEGCYGRVVECVLANPDDASLSCNAIVKKAKRTSDKTALQELVTEALVMRRVGSDENVLKLLGVSTRGGPLCLIMEFASCGNLRHYLRSRRPDQDDPLGATRVPANSDSIIMTNEKLLQYALQIAKGMRYLVSKECLHCHLCAQSVLVCEDGMLKLSNFGVVKEKDYHAYYNDVSPGLSPTKWQAPEVFLRQNYSEYSDVWSFGVLMWEIATLGGTPYPGVALESLCNLIVESGYRMQRPKNCSRLVYSAMTQCWLISPHQRPRFFILCVKIMKLLSEIESEIHPVTSVVQIESATSNTNGTTGGKAG